A DNA window from Hymenobacter aquaticus contains the following coding sequences:
- the moaC gene encoding cyclic pyranopterin monophosphate synthase MoaC has protein sequence MPDSSRSLTHLNAAGQPAMVDVGAKTPTRRVARARSRVLLGREILRLVQQGDLPTRKGPVFQTAILAGIMAAKKTADLIPLCHPLGLDDCQVQIEVVSEEEIHIICTATVTGKTGVEMEALTGASVAALTVYDMCKALSHDIVIQETRLLDKTGGKSDFHHAD, from the coding sequence ATGCCTGATTCTTCCCGCTCCCTGACCCACCTCAACGCCGCCGGCCAGCCCGCCATGGTCGACGTGGGGGCCAAAACCCCAACCCGCCGCGTGGCCCGGGCCCGCAGCCGCGTGCTGCTGGGCCGCGAAATTCTGCGCCTGGTGCAGCAAGGCGACCTGCCCACCCGCAAGGGCCCGGTGTTCCAGACGGCTATTCTGGCCGGCATCATGGCCGCCAAGAAAACCGCTGACCTGATTCCGCTCTGCCACCCGCTGGGCCTCGACGACTGCCAGGTGCAGATTGAAGTGGTCAGTGAGGAAGAAATTCACATCATCTGCACGGCCACCGTGACGGGCAAAACCGGGGTGGAAATGGAAGCCCTGACCGGGGCTTCGGTAGCGGCCCTCACCGTGTACGACATGTGCAAGGCCCTTTCCCACGACATTGTGATTCAGGAAACCCGGCTGCTGGACAAAACCGGCGGCAAAAGCGACTTTCATCATGCCGACTAA